In the genome of Rhodococcus sp. B50, one region contains:
- a CDS encoding DUF7373 family lipoprotein, translating to MPLDRPGGRSTSRHRNRARTGAALLATAITLTGCTSTANGDTAEATADTTTTVERTAALIPAAPGEPDPGEEFSTRPSDYPATAEDNGIGSIIESQRMAEFLVLPAEVDPALTEEYLDLTRPIFGPIPLAYLLAETDSTIEQIGGETGIIAGFSTARFTKDSRARIVHAVLRFRDAAGAGDAATRLHEHLLDPAVSGPTAAPHPLATMPDSLVHTVETEYSRSVAADPARALPDLHLRRQSHRPGELGRRRARARVGVAAADDRPLPRYLPE from the coding sequence ATGCCCCTCGACCGACCCGGGGGAAGATCGACCAGCCGCCACCGCAACCGCGCCCGCACCGGCGCCGCACTGCTCGCTACTGCCATCACGCTGACCGGCTGCACCTCGACCGCGAACGGGGACACCGCCGAAGCGACTGCGGACACCACCACCACGGTCGAGCGCACCGCCGCGCTGATTCCCGCCGCCCCGGGCGAACCCGACCCCGGCGAGGAGTTCTCCACCCGCCCCAGCGACTACCCGGCCACCGCCGAAGACAACGGCATCGGCAGCATCATCGAAAGCCAGCGCATGGCCGAATTCCTCGTCCTGCCCGCCGAGGTCGACCCGGCACTGACCGAGGAATACCTCGACCTGACCCGCCCGATCTTCGGACCGATCCCGCTGGCTTATCTGCTCGCCGAAACCGACTCGACCATCGAGCAGATCGGCGGCGAGACCGGCATCATCGCCGGCTTCTCCACCGCCCGCTTCACCAAGGACAGCCGGGCGCGAATAGTGCACGCCGTGCTGCGCTTCCGCGACGCCGCCGGAGCCGGCGACGCCGCGACGCGGTTGCACGAGCACCTGCTCGACCCCGCGGTGTCCGGGCCGACGGCCGCGCCGCATCCGCTGGCGACGATGCCCGACAGTCTGGTCCACACCGTCGAGACGGAGTACTCCCGGTCGGTGGCCGCTGACCCAGCACGGGCACTACCTGATCTACACCTTCGTCGACAGTCCCACCGACCGGGCGAGCTGGGCCGACGGCGCGCTCGCGCACGCGTTGGAGTTGCAGCGGCCGATGATCGACCGCTTCCCCGCTACCTCCCCGAGTGA